Proteins encoded in a region of the Pelobates fuscus isolate aPelFus1 chromosome 11, aPelFus1.pri, whole genome shotgun sequence genome:
- the HMBS gene encoding porphobilinogen deaminase, which produces MENCETQACSGQKDVIRVGTRKSQLARIQTDSVVEMLSKRFPAARFEIVAMATTGDKILDTALSKIGEKSLFTKELENALERNEVDLVVHSLKDLPTSLPPGFTIGAVCKRENPYDAVVFHPKYQGISLDMLPEKSIIGTSSLRRAAQLKKMFPQLEFKDIRGNLNTRLKKLDEQQDFSAIILATAGLSRMGWENRIGQILSPDICMYAVGQGALAVEVRAKDEDILRMVSALQDPQTVLRCIAERAFMKRLEGGCSVPVAVHTVIDESQLYLSGAVYSLDGSDCLKETMQTCMLFTQEGVEGPNDDTQHVGITALGVPRNALNAAERLGTELADLLLSQGAREILVVARQLNDSR; this is translated from the exons ATGGAGAACTGCGAAACTCAG gcttgttcaggGCAAAAAGATGTCATCAGAGttgggacaaggaaaagccag CTGGCTCGTATTCAGACAGACAGTGTTGTAGAAATGCTGAGTAAGAGATTTCCTGCTGCTCGCTTTGAGATCG TTGCCATGGCCACAACAGGAGATAAAATTCTTGACACTGCCCTATCCAAG ATCGGAGAAAAGAGTTTATTCACAAAGGAGTTGGAGAATGCCCTGGAGAGAAATGA GGTTGATCTAGTTGTGCATTCGTTGAAGGATTTACCAACATCGCTGCCTCCTGGATTTACAATAGGAGCTGTGTGCAA ACGAGAAAACCCTTATGATGCTGTTGTCTTCCATCCTAAATACCAGGGGATATCTTTGGACATGTTACctgaaaaaag TATAATTGGAACCAGCTCCCTCCGCAGAGCAGCTCAGTTGAAGAAAATGTTTCCACAACTGGAATTCAAAGATATT AGAGGTAACTTGAACACACGATTGAAAAAGTTGGATGAGCAACAGGATTTCAGTGCCATTATCCTAGCTACTGCTGGACTAAGTCGTATGGGGTGGGAAAACCGTATTGGCCAG ATTCTGAGTCCAGATATTTGTATGTATGCTGTGGGTCAG GGGGCACTAGCTGTGGAAGTTCGAGCCAAAGACGAAGACATTCTGCGTATGGTGTCTGCGTTGCAGGATCCCCAGACTGTTTTGCGTTGCATAGCCGAAAGAGCATTCATGAAAAGACTG gaggGTGGTTGCAGTGTTCCAGTAGCCGTTCACACAGTAATTGATGAATCTCAG ttgtaCCTTTCTGGTGCTGTCTATAGTCTGGATGGATCGGATTGCCTGAAAGAGACAATGCAAACCTGTATGCTTTTTACACAGGAG GGTGTGGAAGGTCCCAATGATGACACACAGCATGTGGGGATAACTGCATTAGGGGTCCCCAGAAATGCTTTGAATGCTGCGGAACGTTTAGGAACTGAACTAGCAGATCTGTTACTAAGTCAAGGGGCCAGAGAGATCCTGGTGGTGGCCCGTCAGTTAAATGATTCAAGATAA